The Notolabrus celidotus isolate fNotCel1 chromosome 23, fNotCel1.pri, whole genome shotgun sequence region ttcacatggtttcatgattacacagtgcaatcacaagatccaattgagcttgtttctgtcttttatgattgacttgaattcccccagagttacaagatgtgtcagctTCAAGTCCtcctgcacatcattccaggtaaacagggctgaaaatttaacagcctttttgcccagttcagttctgactctcgggacctgcaactgtatgatgtcctgagagcgcaggccatatcagctgaggtttctacacatgtgtacacacaagtatgtagggagaagtccaagaatagatttataaataaaaatcagccagTGTGAGAGTCTACGACCGTACAAAGATGGACAGTGTGCGACAGCGTATAAGGAACAGTGATGTACATGATAGCTGCAACCAGTAATAAAACGCAAAGCAGAGTGATGTACAGTAtctcatttctttaaaaactgatcaGGAGCATTCATAAAAAAGTTGTGGTGatcatttttttctgactttcaatgaaaaacatgatttatttctaaaaaagaaGCCCAATTTCAGCTTCAACTTCGAAACAAGTTTATCAATGTGCAGTTTAAAGACTGACAGGTTCTCATCACGCAGAATGCCTAGGTATTTATAAGACTTGACCATTTCAATTTCAACCCCATGAGCATTAGACAACCTGGGGAGGTGAGATGGAAGCTGTTTGCTATTTGAAAATAGCATGGTCTTTGATTTATCTGCATTCAGCACTAACTTGAGCTGAGTTAAGCAGGACTGAGCAGTATCAAAGGCTGACAGTATGAACTCAAGGGATCTTAAAACTGAAGAAGATGAACAATAAATGACTGTGTCGTCAGCATATAAATAGGATACAGCATTAGACAAACTATCACATAGACTGCAAGACTGAGTCATTTGTATGACAGTTGCACTCTGTCCCTGCAATGAATGGCACAATCATCAAGTGACAGAGTTACAAAGCTTGGTGTTGTTTTTGATCAAACTCTTTCTTTTGGTCTTCACAAGAGTGTCCCTTTTTCACCTGAGAAATATCACTAAGATTAGATCAATCCTGTCTTTCAGTGATGCTGAAACTCTTatacatgcatttatttcatcacGGTTGGATTATTGTAATGTTCTTTTGTCGGGTCTGCCCAAGAAGAGTCTGCGAGTTCTGTAGATGGTGCAGAATGCagcagctcgcctcctgactgggtCAAACAGGTATGAGCACATAACTCcagtgctctcctctcttcactggttgcctgtttATGGCTGATGTTtcttatgttgtgttgtgtttttgtttgttatttgtttttaagttttgtaaagcactttgatcgAAAGCGCTCTATAAACaaaattactattattattttagattATTCACATAAATATTAACTTACTTCTATCAGACTTTGACACCAAATGGTCCCTTGTTATCTGACCTCTTTAGTGACAGTGTCAGCAGGGCTTGGGAAGGTTTTTGAACATTGAGAGCTCACCTTGTCTCTtgcgctctctctccctcatgaTGTGTTTGTGGAGGGCTCTGGCCATCGCGTTGGACAGCTTGGGTCTCTCCAGAAGAGCGGGCATGGTGACAGGTAGTGGAGGGGCCAGCTGGTTCGGACACAATATTTAAtaattgttcaataaaaaaaaaacattcacatgtTTAGAGCTCATTGTATCTATCTCACAGTGTAACCTGCACAAACACCACATACACAGAAGTCACTGGCCCAGCGGCTATTCGGCTACCTGCTAACTTAGCATTGCTTTTTAGGTGTTGGACTTCAATGAAATGTATCATAACACAGCAAACAGTGAAGTATAGCTTAGGATACAAATATAAAGAGCAACATAATGCACACTAGCTAAAGCAGTTTGACTCGTACGCATGCCCGTGAAATCACAGATACTAGCTAGCTTGATAGCTACCTAGCTGTAACGTATTTTCCCTTTAGTTTGAGGTCATAGTTCACCGAGGATCTTACTTTTGTTGCTTATCCGCCTTGCTGCTTTGAGAATGATGTGACTTGATCGAGTGCGGAGCAGCTGGAAAGCTGAATTCTGTATTtctacataaaaaataaacagactgaGATGTTTTCCGCCCGGGTGATGAGAGGAGCGCTTCCGGTGCCAAGGGACGAGGGGGTTTTCTCCCGAActgcatcatgggaaatgtagtcaaCTGTTTGTTTATAGATTTCTCGCACACCACAGGCCAGAGCAGCGAATTCATGGTTGTTTGTTAATTTATTTGagcagtgattctcaaatgggggtacGCGGGAGTACTGCAAGGAGTACatgacaaatgttaaaaaaaaaaaaaaatgcatcacaacaagttttaaaaacaaatctgatttaaagctcctgtgttgactttgttgcccccctgtggactaaatgatcttgcttattttgtcctgtacatatgtaaattatgttatctcctcctgctttcaaccaacagtcaactatttcactcatgaagaatatttactgcagaaaaagtttttttctttgatgtgctgtcaatcacctcatctaacacctaccccctcagagcgatttcaagcttaaaaacaacaaaacagaaatgatcaattccttttctaacaatcttgtttgcttttctaggtcataaaaagccatcactgttaatttcagtccatttcatgaccacttaaaagctcctcacaggagctttaaacaactTTATAAACAGCAGTTAATTTCTATTTCtatgcaacatcaaataggtCTCTAttttccaaattgagcatattcatttATCAAATGGACaggtgtttgaaatgtttcttgtttgacagaaataactCAGTGTGCTCCTTGGGCCATCAAAGGTACTAGCTGCTTCAATCTTTAATTATTACTGAAAAGTATTGCACTACAAAAGTATAGAATTTTTgccatctttcatttcaatgttattatgacaaTGTGAagccacatgcatacatttattcatgttattttcccatattatttcctgaaaatGTTTCTCGGACATACAAGggggtacttggctgaaattgtttttgaaagggggtacacaagccaaaaaagtttgagaacccctgtatTAGAGGATACTTTGAacctctttattctttattcctATCCCTATTAGCTTCCACAACGttgttgctagtcttcctggggtccacacataaaaacaataaaaaagtcaTTCACAATcacaattcaaaacatcttaaaatatataataaaatattgctgAACATTAAATAAGCCATAACAaccctgaggaaaaaaaaatctaaaagagaaaaagaaaataatacaaggAATACCGAAACAGTCAGAAGctcaaaacaaataataataatcgaATCTACCTCaagcttaaaacaaatcttttcATGACTTTTTTCTATTTGCAACGGGAAGAGTATTCCAGGCAGTAAATCCTCTATATAAAACAGTTTGCATCAAGGAATTTGTTCTTGGGCTTGGTAAGGCCAGGAGCTCTGAACTCACTTGACGCGTAGTGTGCTTGTGGTACGAACCTGTGTACACCAGCTTTTCTTGAAAGAAGATTGGGGTGTTTTTCCAGACTACGTTATGCTATGAATGTAGAATTTAGGAACTTTCTGCAAATTTACcacctctccttttttcttcttgtgacAATTGGATTTCCATTTTCTGGATATGGACAATATGATCATATCACGTTTACGAAGGTCCTCTGGTTGACCTCCCTTGTcatgttaataaaaaaattttaaagaagaaaaatacaaataaaatacaaatattgaaTAGTGACTGTACCCATCCTAGTAATGTATTgacttttaatttaaagtagtttcactttgtttgttttttattaacgTAAATttcatgtggctgtgttttctTCAAATGTTGTCCTTTTTCTATAAGCTGTTTCtgtaatgtttgaaataaattgGTCAAAGAAACAAGGAGCCCTTAATATGCTTATGTTCTGTCTTTTAAAGTGAACACAAGATATCCATGTCATCTTGCACAACTTTAAGTGACACATTGGAGCAGCCACAGTAGTTGATACGATaagacaaacatacaaaaacaggAGCAAAGGCCATACTTTATCAGAAATATTGGGTGTCGTATGTTGACACATTACAACGCCCTCCAAGACAAACATAGTACGAATGAAACAGACTTGACATGATTCTTTTAATTTCAGGAGGGCGTTTGTTTGATTTACTTCTTTTTCCCTGTTGGTTGGTTTAAATCCGAACACTACACTACGATGACAGTGCATATTTTTTGCAACCCTGTAATAATCACAATCATCAGTACTCAATAAAGACAAGAAACGCAGGTAGCTTTTACCACATTTTATCATGTATGGTCATGAGTGGAGAGAAAGAGCCAGTAATGCAGCTGTATACAGAGttcaaatcttgttttttttttaaaaaaggagacaaacttaaaaaaaagagaaaattgcACTCAGCTTTACAATACCTTTAGAAATGAAGCCATCtaaaattaacaataataacaacaataatcatAGTAGCAGTCAACATAATAGTCTTACCACTGAAAGCAGGGTATGATTGTTTAGTCTGAATTCTATTAAACTCCTTTATAAAGTCTGATACTGGATAGCACACGTATTCTCGTTTACAGACTTCAGTATCTGGTGAATTTGAAACAATTATCAAGCAATGTTTTTTTCCAGGAAAAGAACTGCCGCTAAACAGTTATCCTTTACTCTGCCAGAGACAAAACAACCTGCCCTCAGCTGGTAGAAGCCACCAATGTCCTCCAAATGCTTTCTCCTCCTAAAGCCAACAAGAGCAGACAACCAAAAGCAATCTTACATGTCCATAAGAGCTGATTTGAACTCACATACTTTGCCTTTCCTCCCCTCACTATGGGCTAACTCAAATTACAGCCTATTctaatgtttttgttatttctcaGAGTTTTTTTTCCGTTAAGCATGATCAATTATTACACTTGAAAAATAACTGGCCAGAGCAACCCTAACCtactaaacaaaagaaaagcagaggtAAATACAATTCAGACTGCAGaataagaaagacagaaaaggatGGGAGAGGGTGGTGAAAGTGCATTTGACATATTTACTCTGGGAACTCTAGGCTGCTGAGctggatttaatatttaaatgaatggatgaatggtgGAGGTCTCAGGGAGGTTGGTAGTggttggaggagggggggatggTAGGCGGGATCAGATTTCCCTTTGGCTGCTCCCATACACACTCTCATCACTGTAGGCAATGTAGAGGAAAAAGTCCTCTTCGTGATGCTCCTGGAAGAGACAGGAAGAAACAAAGATGTTAGAGGAACATTAAAAATGCATGGGGGGGGAGTGGGTGCTCACTTTCATATCAGCAGGCAGGAGAACAACACTAAAATGTAGTCTGTGTACAGATCAGTGAGGTAGAAGATGAGTAAGGCTCTTGCCTGGTACAACTGTCCCATGGTAGCTGAGGTGGGTGGAATGACGTTGtttacaaagaagaagagagcgtcCTCAGCCCGCAAGTGGATTCTTTTCCGGATGAGGAAGTAAAACTGGCCCACTGATGAACAAAATTATAATATTTCAGTTATAAATATAGCATACTACAGATCCTCAACATCGTCTTATACATAACAAATTCTTACCtgtcaggtcagaggggacaagGTATTTCTTCTTGTCCAGGTCTCCTATTCTGGCTTTGGGGGCTTTCTCCACAATAACCTGAAAGGATGGGAGGAAACGTCACACAGTGTGTCCTGACTGAGAGATATGGCatattgtatgttttttgtgtcaagtgacaaacactgaaataaaggtTAATCTTTTCAAGAATAAGGAAGTGAGGATGAACAAACTGTCAGTCAAGCGAGAAGATAAGCTAATTTAGGCCCTGGGTTAAATTTTCATAGAAAAACCACTAAAGTGTTTTCTAGCTTAGCATTTATGTTAtgtatgaaaagaaaaaatagtaGGGGTTTTCTAAAACCActttaataaacacatcatggaaggaaaacagattaaattaaatgtatagaTGCATGTCCGTTTCAAGCTTCCACACATTTATACCTAGTGGCAACAATGTGACTATTTCTGGTGGTACTTAGTTTGAGTACGAAAAAAAggcctgaaaacacacaaagatctAAAGTAAACAACTGAAATTGATGCATTATGcgtgtatgtgtatgtctgtgtatatatgtgtgtatatatattttattattaattttattcttatgtattttcaaatttgagttttgattatctttatataaccttcttttctattttattttgaaattattattattattatctttttctttcttttccttttctatttattttatatttctatataatttactttccaattttgtatgggtggagggtcacaaaatgtaaaaaaaaaaagtgttgtgtcAAAAGGGTTTGAACGTGTAAGAAATGTAtatcatacatatatatatatatatatatatatatatatatatatatatatatatatatatatatatatatatatataatattgacacaataaagtataaaaaaagaaaacaaatggaTGCATTATCATAGAAACAgagtaataaaagtaaaaaatgcttgtgctgttttgtttgatgtgtctcctcctcctctatctctTCCTTCTCCAGCCAAGAATGACATAGCCAGAAGGCTGACATTGTTGAATTGGAAGTCCTCTGTCCCACCTACCCATTCGCGCTGGATTAAGAGtgtactttattttcttaaacttgaaaagatTAGGCTGACCCTGAGTGGCAAAgctcatatctttaaaaattaTATATTGGACCCTTTTTTTATCTCATGTGGATAGCTCAgcttgctgtgtgtgtttagactGAGCATCACCATGGTGTGTCTTACTAGGTTTAGATTATTGctttcatctgtttatttttattatacttGCGTTTTGTCTTATGTTCTCCATTTTTGAAGTTGTATTTAGTTAATCTGGAGGGAGTATGTGTCGGGGTTGGgggttgtttgttgttttgtatttcgtaTGTCgcctgtgtgtttctttgttccaaaaaaaaaagaaaaaatgtaccAATCTCTAATTTTGGATGTGATTGTTTTTcactgtgaaaatcaataaacaaagtttaaaaaaaaaaagtaaaagtgcaTGTCCAGGCTTCCGTATATTTCAGACCTAGAGAAAATGAAACTAGTATTGATGCCTCTTCTCTTGAGTCTAAAAATAGGTCGGAAAAAATCCCACCTGCCAACACACCATTTAATAGCATGCAGTTGAATGCTTAGTCAATGGAGAAGAATTGCCAACAAAAAAGTAAATAGTGGTtttataactataaatatatatatacatatcgGCTATGTGTTCTCATTACATTATactatataattatctttgctatgttatattatgttacattacattattattgtttactacaacttacggtcatattatatacccatattgtcaacctgtcactactgaaacatttttaatactgcctgttattataataccttcattccctGGGCTTTTTTACATAGGGAACTGTTActattctgtgtttctgtttatactttttttttttaccaattggaacttcttcttgattgtgcTTATGTCTGAGTTTCTGCAACAACTGAGTTTACCCCCCGAGGATCAATAaattaatatcttatcttatgtgttACTTTAATtcgattaactgttcactaaccctaaacttaggagtcatctggtaacaaagaaaggcagaaaactcattacattttctatttccaaggttttattttttactataatgggtaaaatatactatttttagataactttcatcattcaacttattttattgcattttttttcagtatttttttgttcaccacaagttaacaaattataggTTCAGAGTATTTAAGTGTAAATTGAATTGTTTGAAAAACTCCTTTGTGTCGATCtctgttagaattttaaatagtaaatagcctgtttTTTAcagttgggacagtgttatggtgctctctctttgAGAATATGCTGTGTGAATGTTGTCaattgtatgaatgtgtattatttatggtatttttccttatttatttatgtgttcttgtgtcattgtggtgatttttgacGGAGCAGGTaacgtgcagcactgatgtctaggacaaatttccctacggggacaataaagtacatcgtatcatataagtaaaacaaaaccaacaaagagaagaaaaaaatacaataataataataatacaaataaagaaataataataattaacactacaaacaaaaaggaagataaaaataagaaaacaaggtaaataaaaaatcaataataataaatattgttagataacttaaaaaaaaacattctggaagacatctcacgacccccccatttttgggaacccctgtataAGATTATCTAACGATGGGATTGTAAATCTGGTTGGAAAATGACGCCTTGAAACAGCTGTTAAATAAGaggtaaagaaaaataaaaaataaataggaaAGCAAATAAAATCCATGATCTAGCAGAGCCAGGGCGAGGTAAACAAGCTCCCTGTGTGTTGACACAGACTATTTTAAGGTGCAGTGCTCTGAGTGTTTCAACATACAGTCTCAAACAACGATCACACCTTCTGACATTATGTTTAAACCAGAGAGTTAACATTTTCCCTTCACATTAAACATCTCTCTACACAATGAGACAATTATtgcttcaaacaaacacacaaccggAAGGATTACATGAAGCTTTCACAGGCTGGCCTTCACTGAGAGGCCGATATCCTTCTCAGATAACCTCTAGCTAGCTATGCGAACGTGGCAGTCAGTTTAAGAGGAGAATATTAATCGCCAATGTGTTATAGCTGCTTCTTAACTAAAGTATTGGACATGTGTGCAATTCATGACATACATCAGATCACATCTGGCATTAAAGAGGAATTCTAGCTCCCAACATGGATGGTGCTACCGAGCTACTCACAGGCACCCTGTCCGGATACTTCTTCCTGATCTTCTCCCCTTCGGACCGTCTCTTCTCGAAGGGGTGCTCTTCTTTGTATTGGAACTTCATGGTTCAGAGAGATGACAGACAACACGTCGGTCACTCTGGATCTGTAAGGTACAGGTTTCCTTGAAGGGACAGCTCGGatctctgacacacactctctccacAAAAACAAACGATGCTAACTAGCTTTAGCTCGACACAGCTGTTTTCCTAGTGCGATTGCGGCGGAGGGATACAATAACAATATGACGTAGCGGGGAGGGCAGTCTTTACGTTATTCAAGATACACAGTTACTGTAGGCGTTGATTTATCATTAGTGTTCATTCAAATGAATTTAGTCTTTTAAAATAGTCAAATTTCTGAGTGCTTGAGAGTAAATAAGGCGTTTTTCGGAGGGACTATTATATTTTGATCATCCCCCTGCGCGTAATGACGTAGGGCAAGGCGGTGAAGAGGCAGCTGTCCTTGTCATATGACCGAGGCCCAGCAGTTAGCTGCTGTAGGGAGGAAACATGAGAGATTGCGctgatattgtgtttttaaaggccaACGCAGTATAAATACAGGCACTAACACTATAAATTGGGTCTAGAGGAAAGTGggttaaattattatcattatgtatTGACACATTAACCGGGCACCTGTCTTAATATTGTCTCATTTGGATAGAAGTCTCAGAAGTCCCACTGTTGtcacaaaagaaaatgaatatTAACAGAACAATTGAGCTAGTTTAGAGGAGAacaaaagaatagaatagaatagaatagaatagaatagaatagaatagaatgtactttataaaaaaacagtggtggacaaagtacacagcttcattactaatgttaaagtatagatcctccaggtcaaaaaTTACTTCAATACAAGTGAATGtttctctgtcagattattacttctgttaaagtactgaagtacttgcttttaaaaatatatatcagtGCAGTCaaaatacatagaagtacatgcagttatattatgtttatttagaaaacatttcttgaaatctctaaaaacaacACCATGGAATTAAAACAGCAGGTAAGTTACTCCATGCACAGAccacttagtttgaaatgttcatctggagtgaaacaaacgttacgttgctcaacacgctttctcaggttggacagtgaatttttgtatgtttgggcagagtgggaaacaaggagaacatttcaaacaatacgtatcattcttcattttaaaaacctctaacatgggctgaagatatggacatgggtgctcaggtggagaattatagccatcattaccacctctaaatgaactgcatgatctgagtgaaagttgctctgtgtttgctccatgttcaaccgtggagacgcatgatatacaggtacgactaaaccactgagacaaacagaactacacaaacacatttcactgtcttagggatcagatttcagagaagagaaggaaaagtagtgagtaactagagcactgatagaaatgtagtggaggaaaaagtacaataattgtcttctgaatgtagtggagtaaaagtaaaacgtttccccaaaaaattattgtaaagtacagatactcaagaaatgtacttaagtacagtactcaagtacatttactttgctACAGTCCACCACTGCTGATAACAGAACCATTGAGCTAGTTTAGAGGACAATAAAAGAAGGGAAGGCAAGCAACACTGACAGATTCAGTAGTGATATTTGCAAATGAAACTCACACCCCTAAAGTATCCCTTTTTACTTGTTAAGGGTCCTTGAAACCTTAAGTCCccatgcatccatacattttattttgccaGTTTTCCTgtgataatatatttttttgtccttCTCCTGAGGTTGCTTCTTGCCCATGAGATGTTTCTGTTTCGACTTTGAAAATACACAGCGTAAATAGCTCAAATTAATTAAGCCAGAGAGAGTCAGTTTTCATTCATGAGCACATTCCCGGAAAAACTCATGGGAAAACTCACTAACCTGTCTATTGTGCAACTGACCCAGAGCTGTATGACTCACTCTACTTACTCTGCTCATGTGATATCTGTGTCTGAATTCCCCTCTGAACATCGAAGTGTAATAGTGGTTTAGGTTTAAGGTTATATTTAGAGACACTGCATACAAGTATCTTTTAGCTTAACTCTGTGTTAGCTGCAGTTTTCAAACATTAGAAACAAGCTAGCctgagctacagctacaaaatGTGCTGAGTCACTTCAGGGGGGAATTGTTAACCTGCTCTTTTGTCCAAGCTGTACATTTAAACTGGAGTCATAGTGCTATTGCAGGACTCAATAGCACTATGACTTCCCCGTCCACCTCAAATTACCTCTTTCACAAGGGAGATCTGACAGACACAGCTCAGCCCTGCCTCATCACAGACTGGTCAGACTGGTCCAGGTTATACATAGCAGTCTCTAGATTCTGCCAACCACATGAACCGCAACTACTTAGTGGCATTTCCCTGCTATACACACTCTGAACATGAGCACTTGTGAACAAATGGTTGTTATCAAGGTTAACTTTCAGAGCAATTGGCCAAGTCAGCTTAATCAAGCTCAAAACACAGCAGACGGTGTCAAACGTGCTCAAAGCCACAGAAGTGGGGTATGTTCAGTCTTCCCTGGAAGTCCCTTTATCAAAATAAGTGTTAAGCAACAAAAGAGGGGGTGAAATATAAAAGGTGACTGCGCTGAGTCTATATAAAAGAGGATCAAAACATATGCGGTGTaatgtttttggtttttctttCAAACCATCATCAGAAAAGAGGCACATGttgaagaaaaggaaacaaaatgtaCTGAAATGCTGGTGATTGCACACACATTATGTTCAGAAACTTACCTGTGTGCTTTGTCCGAGAGGGCTGAAGATTACAATGTCGACAGTCAAAAAAATGGGGAAAAACAAtgcacattgaaaaaaaattacgcATGCATAATTGTCAGGAAGAGGAGTAAGACAACCTGCACTGCTGCTTTTAAGACTCAAGTATCTCTCATTTATAAGTTTATCAGGTGCATGTAGCAGAAATGTTGCAGGCTAATATAAAAGTCCTGTAAAATATGAGGTGAAAGATGTTTCTACCATTCAGCCTATCCGCTTAGACATAAATGTGCTGGATCAAATAATGCAGATATATCCAAGTAATACAATTTTGAAGTGgtttcaataaaaaatattagaatTAACAATCAACAGCCTCAAATGTGAGA contains the following coding sequences:
- the gabarapa gene encoding GABA(A) receptor-associated protein a — translated: MKFQYKEEHPFEKRRSEGEKIRKKYPDRVPVIVEKAPKARIGDLDKKKYLVPSDLTVGQFYFLIRKRIHLRAEDALFFFVNNVIPPTSATMGQLYQEHHEEDFFLYIAYSDESVYGSSQREI